A genomic region of Desulfallas thermosapovorans DSM 6562 contains the following coding sequences:
- a CDS encoding hydrogenase iron-sulfur subunit, with translation MAEFEPKIVAFCCHYUAYSAADLAGSMRLQYSPNIRVVEMPCSGTIEHRVLLETFENGADGVYVAGCMEGDCHFLKGNIRAKKRVQAVKKILDEIGFGSERLDFFNLPASDGGRFAQIANEMTERIRQLGPSPLNKNGAANPQKEGGQTA, from the coding sequence GTGGCCGAATTTGAACCCAAAATCGTAGCCTTTTGCTGCCACTACTGAGCATACTCAGCTGCGGACCTGGCAGGTTCGATGAGGTTGCAGTATTCACCCAACATCCGGGTGGTGGAAATGCCCTGCTCGGGCACAATTGAACACCGGGTGCTTTTGGAGACCTTTGAAAACGGTGCCGACGGTGTTTACGTGGCCGGCTGCATGGAAGGTGATTGCCACTTTTTAAAGGGCAACATCCGCGCTAAAAAACGGGTGCAGGCGGTGAAAAAAATACTGGATGAAATCGGTTTCGGCAGCGAACGGTTGGATTTCTTCAACCTGCCCGCTTCCGACGGAGGCCGGTTTGCCCAGATTGCCAATGAAATGACGGAACGCATCCGCCAGCTCGGCCCCAGCCCCTTGAACAAAAACGGGGCCGCTAACCCACAGAAAGAAGGTGGCCAAACAGCATGA
- a CDS encoding methylenetetrahydrofolate reductase C-terminal domain-containing protein: MIVAQQKPVEDIAQMIADCKKVLFVGCAGCVTVCLAGGEKETEVLASAMRIKRNLENNPLEATTFTCTRQCDPEYIVPLDNLVKDVDAIVSLACGVGVQYLAERFKDKWVVPALDTKFIGGSVTHGNWEEKCGLCGDCILHRTGGICPIIRCSKSILNGPCGGSQYGKCEVSKDVDCAWQLIYDRMKALGKLDKLMEFQPPKDWSKSRDGGPRKAIREDVMID, encoded by the coding sequence ATGATCGTAGCACAACAAAAACCTGTTGAAGATATCGCCCAAATGATTGCCGACTGCAAAAAAGTGTTATTCGTTGGCTGTGCCGGCTGCGTGACGGTTTGCCTGGCCGGTGGCGAGAAGGAAACCGAAGTGCTGGCCTCGGCCATGCGCATTAAACGCAACCTGGAGAACAACCCCCTGGAAGCTACCACTTTTACCTGCACCAGGCAGTGCGACCCCGAGTACATCGTACCCCTGGATAACCTGGTGAAGGATGTGGACGCCATTGTATCCCTGGCCTGCGGCGTGGGCGTACAGTACCTGGCCGAGCGGTTTAAGGATAAGTGGGTGGTGCCCGCCCTTGATACCAAGTTCATCGGCGGCTCAGTAACCCACGGCAACTGGGAGGAAAAGTGCGGATTGTGCGGTGACTGCATACTACACCGCACCGGCGGTATCTGCCCCATTATCCGCTGTTCCAAGAGCATTTTAAACGGGCCATGCGGTGGCTCACAATACGGCAAATGCGAAGTGAGCAAAGACGTGGACTGCGCCTGGCAGCTGATTTACGACCGCATGAAAGCGCTGGGCAAGCTTGACAAACTAATGGAATTCCAGCCGCCCAAAGACTGGTCCAAATCACGAGACGGCGGGCCGCGTAAGGCCATCAGGGAGGATGTGATGATCGATTGA